In Streptococcus respiraculi, one DNA window encodes the following:
- a CDS encoding MFS transporter — protein sequence MSKNKYIPTISSLYVNYIFQGIATIIVSQNMSVLRENWGASISQITLVISAIGLGRILSINAAGVISDTLGRRRAVLLGIISYVIFFIGLLLAPNYIVAFIISIFAGFGNAFLDTSTYPVVVEAFESRNSNSALSVLNKAFISMGQFVFPIITSFILKNGHYFGWTFIVSAVCMALNLVVSLKLPFPIVEKKSDVEVQATVDVEPITRHRQANFKVEGFALLAFSFVSVSLFNIYITWIPSFAQHAIGMAEADSLVLVSAYSIFSFISVFLTSFIVNRGINIPVFMICCTTMTGLALLLMIAMPNLYTVILSTFVVGFFAAGGIWQLGLAILLEFFPFKRGLITSYYSLATSIAVMGIPYLTGVLAEHNLNHVFILIISLAFLGSLCLYIVHKRYQTIFYK from the coding sequence GTGAGCAAAAACAAATATATACCGACCATCAGCAGTCTATATGTGAACTATATTTTCCAGGGAATTGCGACGATTATCGTATCGCAAAATATGTCTGTCTTGCGGGAGAACTGGGGAGCGAGTATCAGTCAAATTACCCTTGTTATTAGCGCAATTGGGCTAGGACGTATTTTAAGTATCAATGCGGCTGGGGTGATTTCCGATACCCTTGGACGCAGACGTGCGGTACTATTGGGGATTATCTCCTATGTCATTTTCTTTATCGGCTTGCTCCTTGCGCCGAATTACATTGTGGCCTTCATCATCTCGATTTTTGCTGGATTTGGGAATGCCTTTTTGGATACGAGTACCTATCCAGTCGTTGTTGAAGCCTTTGAAAGCCGCAATAGTAATAGTGCTTTGAGTGTCTTAAACAAGGCTTTCATCTCCATGGGACAATTTGTTTTTCCCATTATTACGAGTTTCATTTTAAAAAATGGACACTATTTTGGCTGGACCTTCATCGTATCAGCTGTCTGCATGGCTTTGAATTTAGTAGTTTCTTTGAAACTACCATTTCCAATAGTTGAGAAAAAGTCAGATGTTGAGGTGCAAGCGACCGTAGATGTAGAGCCAATAACTCGTCATCGTCAGGCGAATTTTAAAGTAGAAGGTTTTGCTCTTCTAGCCTTTTCTTTCGTATCTGTTTCGCTCTTTAATATTTATATTACTTGGATTCCATCCTTTGCCCAACATGCGATTGGAATGGCAGAAGCAGATAGTCTAGTTTTGGTTAGTGCTTATAGCATCTTCTCCTTTATCTCAGTCTTTCTCACATCCTTTATTGTCAATCGTGGTATCAATATTCCTGTCTTTATGATTTGTTGTACCACAATGACAGGCTTGGCCCTGCTCTTGATGATTGCCATGCCTAACCTTTATACGGTGATACTTTCAACCTTTGTAGTCGGCTTTTTTGCCGCAGGAGGAATCTGGCAGCTCGGACTTGCTATTTTGCTTGAATTTTTCCCATTCAAGCGTGGTTTGATTACCAGCTACTATTCGCTTGCGACTTCGATTGCAGTCATGGGGATTCCCTATTTGACTGGAGTTTTAGCAGAACACAATTTAAATCATGTGTTCATCTTGATTATTAGTTTAGCCTTTCTAGGCTCCCTTTGTTTATACATCGTACATAAACGTTACCAAACCATTTTTTACAAATAA
- a CDS encoding SLC13 family permease, with protein MSPAILALIMLAIVVACIVSNKVPMNFVMFVVPVVFGLLMGYDILQLSGFILAQINTMMAQTGYMLLFGLIYFTMVTETGMFDTIITAVMKKIGHRLNIVGIMVLTTVLGAIAYLTANMSTTYLIVFPIMIPLYKKFQLDRRVAFIICQTAIAAMCWLPWGIGLVMSATMAGTEAESLAQASIPWGLCFLPAIVLQYVYFAYRHKKQYQRLGLPEGETLEASATVEEKPNARPAFFWFNLAVFVMVIIGLAYFKLPSYLVFIAASIVTAIINYPNDFGSIWNKAGGTFFNVLLMLIAICFYLAIFNAAPEDGSGLSMVASLAQLLETVFPAFLIRYIHIIFLLLAVPIIYFVPYQLYNAFYPLFISIGASFGLSPIAVIAPFVCNLALATSVTPMNSSTYVGATLCEIEVNDFTRYGAKVMMVTNVIVVLTALLCGLLTF; from the coding sequence ATGAGTCCAGCAATTCTTGCCTTAATCATGCTTGCGATTGTCGTAGCATGTATTGTATCCAATAAAGTACCAATGAACTTTGTCATGTTTGTGGTTCCGGTTGTGTTTGGCTTGCTTATGGGGTATGATATTCTACAGTTGAGTGGGTTTATCTTGGCACAGATTAATACCATGATGGCACAGACAGGTTATATGTTACTCTTTGGTCTGATTTATTTTACTATGGTGACCGAGACAGGTATGTTTGATACCATCATTACTGCCGTCATGAAAAAGATTGGTCATCGCTTAAATATCGTGGGAATTATGGTCTTGACCACTGTCCTAGGCGCCATTGCGTATCTGACAGCCAATATGTCCACTACCTATCTAATCGTCTTTCCGATTATGATTCCGCTCTATAAAAAATTCCAATTGGATCGCAGGGTGGCCTTTATCATCTGTCAAACAGCGATTGCAGCCATGTGTTGGCTCCCTTGGGGAATTGGTCTGGTCATGTCCGCAACTATGGCAGGAACAGAGGCAGAGTCTCTGGCTCAGGCTTCCATTCCATGGGGCTTGTGTTTCCTACCAGCCATTGTCTTGCAGTATGTCTACTTCGCCTACCGTCATAAGAAGCAGTACCAGCGGTTGGGCTTACCAGAGGGAGAAACACTGGAGGCTTCTGCTACGGTGGAAGAAAAACCAAATGCCCGTCCAGCCTTCTTTTGGTTCAATCTAGCCGTTTTCGTGATGGTCATTATCGGCTTGGCCTACTTCAAATTGCCATCCTATCTTGTCTTTATTGCAGCTTCGATTGTAACAGCGATTATCAACTATCCAAACGATTTTGGTAGTATTTGGAACAAGGCAGGTGGAACCTTCTTTAACGTGCTTTTGATGCTGATTGCCATCTGTTTTTACCTAGCTATTTTTAATGCAGCACCAGAAGATGGTAGTGGCTTGTCTATGGTCGCTTCGCTGGCTCAATTGTTAGAAACAGTATTTCCAGCCTTTCTCATTCGCTACATTCATATTATTTTCTTGTTACTAGCAGTTCCGATTATCTACTTTGTTCCGTATCAGCTCTACAATGCCTTTTATCCGCTCTTTATTTCCATTGGAGCAAGTTTTGGTCTCTCACCGATTGCCGTCATCGCACCATTTGTATGTAATTTGGCTTTGGCAACCAGTGTGACACCGATGAATTCATCTACCTATGTGGGAGCGACCCTCTGTGAGATTGAAGTGAATGATTTTACGAGATACGGAGCGAAGGTCATGATGGTGACCAATGTGATTGTCGTCTTGACAGCCTTGCTATGCGGCCTACTGACTTTTTAA
- a CDS encoding alpha/beta hydrolase, whose protein sequence is MKLQSFPGYEHHLLSYIADGGEETLRHKQLQGEAMMRYELPEGMTMEDRLIPGPEEGQELKIRVFTPAGLPDKAPMILDIHGGAFVAGSVEIDNARCIALAERVPAIVVSVEYRLCGATGYAFPVPLEDCHSAYLYLHEHAAEFGGDGEKIGLHGSSAGGTIAGGLALYLRDRNEPAPSLTVLNCAAFDTAVEESYSFQQLVQLKMGPDKKAMGAEATYLGGYNGQQPSYYAFPAFCHDLGGLGPTMIIAGEYDTLRDASMAYSQRLLRAGVPCELFLAPRLGHCFTAAPHPYTDFVHDLMAWSFKREFGLLEELKKD, encoded by the coding sequence ATGAAATTACAATCTTTTCCAGGTTATGAACACCATTTATTGAGCTATATTGCGGATGGTGGTGAGGAAACCTTGCGCCATAAGCAATTGCAGGGAGAAGCCATGATGCGCTATGAATTGCCAGAGGGAATGACCATGGAGGATCGATTGATTCCAGGACCAGAAGAAGGACAGGAGTTGAAGATTCGAGTCTTTACACCAGCTGGCTTGCCAGACAAGGCTCCGATGATTCTGGATATTCATGGTGGTGCCTTTGTTGCAGGAAGTGTAGAGATTGATAATGCGCGCTGTATCGCACTGGCTGAGCGTGTACCCGCAATTGTTGTTTCAGTAGAGTACCGTTTGTGTGGTGCAACAGGGTATGCCTTCCCAGTTCCGCTAGAGGATTGCCATTCAGCTTATCTCTATCTTCATGAGCATGCTGCTGAATTTGGAGGCGATGGTGAGAAGATTGGCCTTCATGGATCGAGTGCTGGAGGTACGATAGCTGGAGGTTTGGCTCTCTATCTGCGTGACCGAAATGAGCCTGCTCCATCTCTCACAGTGCTAAATTGTGCAGCATTTGACACAGCTGTTGAAGAAAGCTATTCATTTCAGCAACTTGTTCAATTAAAGATGGGACCAGATAAGAAGGCGATGGGAGCAGAAGCAACCTATCTAGGTGGTTATAATGGACAACAACCTTCTTACTATGCCTTTCCAGCCTTTTGCCATGATTTGGGTGGTTTAGGACCAACTATGATTATTGCTGGAGAGTACGATACATTACGAGATGCGTCCATGGCTTATAGTCAACGCTTACTACGTGCTGGCGTTCCTTGCGAACTATTTCTTGCACCAAGGTTAGGACATTGCTTTACAGCAGCGCCCCATCCATATACTGATTTTGTTCACGATTTGATGGCTTGGTCTTTCAAACGTGAGTTTGGCTTACTAGAAGAATTGAAAAAAGACTAG
- a CDS encoding MFS transporter encodes MFKNNKYNFSAMLLWMAYFCHGIQALTISQNAKFFAVKWNLISAADLTDPDKMKIATAAVLGAIAWTGIGKISFLVFSGPLSDKIGRKPLIVAGLFGYVLMFGAFLFATDIFLAKVLGFVGGAMTSLFDGAINPALFEMYPENKATASILSKALISISSILYPLFVAFLVTNSLSPQIGIIVPFVLSLLVLIGVVFAHFPDADLQKAEKLSPSEAIRQLETRQSAAGAGANSGLVKKNQGNFAIDGVVLPLFALTIYSNFYLFQQASKIYAQNVLNMSETAAASVTSLYQLGGLVATIVFSLMMARGIRDIAILVVSPVFAGLAGLVVFLFPSPTTLTVAGVIVGFCSAGGLLQMGNAVLNQFFDTNKGRNTSIYYFVMALGSYIVPQLAASLIASGKAEIIMVIVAVTGIASAALMLFAGTRYRHIFGVSIFSNSKK; translated from the coding sequence ATGTTTAAGAATAATAAATACAACTTTTCAGCGATGTTGCTCTGGATGGCTTACTTCTGCCATGGTATCCAGGCACTGACAATTTCTCAAAATGCAAAATTCTTTGCGGTCAAATGGAATTTGATTAGCGCTGCGGATTTAACAGATCCAGATAAAATGAAGATTGCGACAGCAGCTGTCCTAGGTGCGATTGCCTGGACAGGGATTGGGAAGATTTCTTTCCTTGTCTTCTCTGGTCCACTTTCAGATAAAATCGGTCGCAAGCCATTGATTGTTGCAGGTTTGTTTGGGTATGTCTTGATGTTTGGCGCTTTCTTGTTTGCAACAGATATTTTCCTTGCTAAAGTTCTAGGATTTGTAGGAGGAGCGATGACATCCTTGTTTGATGGAGCTATCAACCCAGCCTTGTTTGAAATGTATCCTGAAAACAAAGCAACAGCCTCTATCCTCAGCAAGGCCTTGATTTCGATTTCATCCATCTTGTATCCACTGTTTGTTGCCTTCCTCGTAACCAATAGCCTCAGCCCACAAATTGGGATCATCGTACCATTTGTCTTAAGTTTACTTGTGCTCATCGGTGTTGTCTTTGCTCATTTCCCAGATGCGGACTTGCAAAAAGCAGAGAAACTCTCTCCATCAGAAGCTATTCGTCAATTGGAAACACGTCAAAGTGCTGCTGGTGCTGGTGCTAACAGCGGTCTTGTGAAGAAGAATCAAGGAAACTTTGCAATTGACGGTGTTGTCTTACCGCTTTTTGCCTTGACCATTTATTCAAACTTCTATCTTTTCCAACAAGCATCAAAAATCTACGCGCAAAACGTTCTCAACATGTCTGAGACAGCAGCAGCATCTGTTACCTCTCTCTACCAATTGGGTGGATTAGTAGCGACTATTGTTTTCTCACTCATGATGGCGCGTGGTATCCGTGATATTGCGATTCTTGTTGTCAGCCCAGTCTTTGCGGGACTTGCAGGTTTGGTGGTTTTCCTTTTCCCAAGTCCTACTACCCTAACGGTTGCAGGAGTCATCGTTGGATTCTGTTCAGCCGGTGGTTTGCTCCAAATGGGAAATGCAGTCTTGAACCAATTCTTTGATACCAACAAAGGTCGCAATACAAGTATTTACTACTTTGTAATGGCGCTTGGTTCTTACATCGTGCCACAATTGGCTGCTAGCTTGATTGCGTCAGGAAAAGCAGAAATCATTATGGTGATTGTAGCAGTAACAGGTATTGCGTCAGCAGCCTTGATGTTGTTTGCAGGAACACGCTACCGCCATATCTTTGGAGTATCTATTTTTTCAAACTCTAAAAAATAA
- a CDS encoding shikimate dehydrogenase, with protein MSERLSGHTLLVSLIATPIRHSLSPKMHNEAYAKLGLDYAYLAFEVGNEELADAVQGIRALGIRGSNVSMPNKQAIIPYLDELSPAAELVGAVNTVVNKDGKGHLVGHCTDGTGAVRALAAEGVDVKDQVITLAGAGGAGTAIAIQLGLDGAKEVRIFNIKDKCYENAERTVEKLNTRTETKATLHDLEDTEAFYQSIAESSIFIDATGVGMKPLEGQKLINDPAVIRPDLVVFDVVYSPAETELLRFAKEHGAKKAINGIGMMIYQGAEAFKLHTGEDMPVDYIRELFFGDEAK; from the coding sequence ATGTCAGAACGTTTGTCAGGACACACCTTATTAGTTAGCTTGATTGCTACTCCAATCCGCCACAGTCTCTCACCAAAAATGCACAATGAGGCATACGCTAAATTGGGCCTAGACTATGCTTACTTGGCTTTTGAAGTTGGAAATGAAGAATTAGCAGATGCAGTACAAGGTATCCGTGCCTTGGGCATCCGTGGTTCAAACGTTTCAATGCCAAACAAACAGGCCATCATTCCTTACTTAGATGAATTATCACCAGCAGCCGAATTGGTCGGTGCGGTCAATACCGTTGTCAATAAGGACGGCAAGGGTCACCTAGTTGGCCACTGTACAGATGGTACAGGAGCCGTACGTGCCTTAGCAGCAGAAGGAGTTGATGTCAAAGACCAAGTGATTACCCTAGCAGGTGCTGGTGGAGCTGGAACAGCGATTGCAATCCAACTAGGACTTGACGGTGCAAAAGAAGTGCGTATTTTCAATATCAAGGACAAATGCTATGAAAATGCAGAAAGAACCGTTGAGAAATTAAACACTCGTACAGAGACAAAAGCAACCTTGCATGACTTAGAAGACACAGAAGCCTTCTATCAATCAATTGCAGAAAGCTCGATCTTTATTGACGCGACTGGGGTGGGTATGAAACCATTGGAAGGTCAAAAATTGATTAATGACCCAGCGGTAATCCGTCCTGACTTGGTAGTCTTTGATGTGGTTTATAGCCCAGCAGAAACAGAATTGCTCCGCTTTGCAAAAGAACACGGTGCCAAAAAAGCCATCAATGGTATCGGCATGATGATTTACCAAGGGGCAGAAGCCTTTAAACTTCATACAGGCGAGGACATGCCAGTTGATTACATCCGTGAACTTTTCTTCGGTGATGAAGCGAAATAA
- a CDS encoding SDR family NAD(P)-dependent oxidoreductase → MSDNWLGLSGKTAVVTGAVGGMGKTIVQEFAKQGTNVVLLDIREDALKEYAEEIASEYGVKTLAVATNSTVEADVDRAVELAVETFGQVDILVNTAAMLRACPLEDLPLEEWRQTVDINLTGYFLVSQRFGRQFIKQGKGNMVHISTIASVFPETYSAAYSSTKAGVNMMSRQMAAEWGQFGVRSNCIQPCFVKTPLSEAFYADPVVEEGRKALTANKRIGNTMDIANAVLYLASDRSDYTNGHELRVEGGFGIMMGDQTPKPGGRREYAIKEHDAYLERLKGNS, encoded by the coding sequence ATGTCAGATAATTGGTTGGGGCTTAGTGGAAAAACAGCAGTTGTAACAGGAGCTGTTGGTGGAATGGGCAAGACAATCGTACAAGAGTTTGCAAAACAAGGAACCAACGTTGTGTTGCTAGATATCCGTGAAGACGCCTTAAAAGAATACGCAGAAGAAATCGCAAGCGAATATGGTGTGAAAACCTTGGCAGTTGCAACCAATTCGACCGTCGAAGCTGATGTGGACCGCGCGGTGGAACTGGCTGTTGAAACATTTGGCCAAGTCGATATTTTGGTCAATACTGCAGCCATGCTTCGGGCTTGTCCGCTTGAAGATCTTCCGCTTGAAGAATGGCGTCAGACAGTGGACATCAATTTGACAGGGTATTTCTTGGTATCACAACGCTTCGGTCGTCAGTTTATCAAGCAAGGAAAAGGAAATATGGTTCATATTTCAACCATTGCCTCTGTTTTCCCTGAAACCTATTCAGCAGCCTATAGTTCAACCAAGGCTGGTGTTAATATGATGTCACGCCAGATGGCAGCAGAATGGGGACAATTTGGTGTTCGTAGCAATTGTATTCAACCATGTTTTGTGAAAACACCATTGTCAGAAGCTTTCTATGCCGATCCAGTTGTTGAAGAAGGACGCAAGGCTCTTACAGCTAACAAACGGATTGGAAATACCATGGATATTGCCAATGCAGTCTTGTATCTTGCAAGTGATCGGTCTGATTATACAAATGGCCACGAGTTACGTGTAGAAGGTGGATTTGGCATCATGATGGGAGACCAAACACCAAAACCTGGCGGTCGCCGTGAATATGCCATCAAAGAACATGACGCCTATTTAGAACGTTTAAAAGGAAATAGCTAA
- the aroD gene encoding type I 3-dehydroquinate dehydratase: MKDNFNYVTVGDVTFGKGRPKIIVPLVGKTAEDILAAAVQAKTLDCDVIEWRIDFYEDVENPAKVAELSHHVREAAGKPVLVTFRTAKEGGVLEISDELYFEIYRAVLENGHADLMDVELFMPEKEVEGLIALANVKGVKIVMCNHDFDATPAKDEIVRRLRLMEEKNADICKIAVMPQSNQDVLTLLQATAEVYETASRPLITMSMGALGMVSRVSGEVFGSSATFGAAAQASAPGQVPVTVLREILATLKLTNEE; the protein is encoded by the coding sequence ATGAAAGATAATTTTAACTATGTAACGGTTGGAGATGTCACATTTGGCAAGGGAAGACCTAAAATTATTGTGCCTTTAGTGGGCAAAACAGCAGAGGATATTTTAGCAGCAGCGGTACAAGCAAAGACCTTGGATTGCGATGTGATTGAGTGGCGCATTGACTTTTACGAGGATGTGGAGAATCCAGCAAAAGTAGCAGAGCTTTCGCATCACGTTCGAGAAGCAGCGGGAAAACCTGTTCTTGTCACCTTCCGTACGGCTAAAGAGGGCGGTGTCCTAGAGATTTCAGATGAGCTCTACTTTGAAATTTATCGTGCTGTCTTAGAAAATGGCCATGCAGATTTGATGGACGTTGAACTTTTCATGCCAGAAAAAGAAGTGGAAGGGCTCATTGCCCTTGCAAATGTAAAAGGTGTTAAGATTGTCATGTGTAACCATGACTTTGATGCCACACCTGCTAAGGATGAGATTGTTCGCAGACTCCGTCTCATGGAAGAAAAGAATGCGGACATTTGTAAGATTGCGGTGATGCCTCAGTCAAATCAAGATGTTTTGACCTTGCTTCAAGCAACCGCTGAGGTCTATGAAACAGCAAGTCGTCCATTGATTACTATGTCAATGGGAGCGCTCGGTATGGTCAGTCGCGTTAGTGGTGAAGTCTTTGGATCTTCCGCAACCTTTGGAGCAGCCGCACAGGCTTCTGCTCCTGGACAAGTACCAGTTACCGTTTTACGCGAGATATTAGCTACTTTAAAATTAACAAATGAGGAATAA
- a CDS encoding sugar phosphate isomerase/epimerase family protein has protein sequence MSHISPITISSWTLGDQCCFEDRVKAAKEAGYEAIGLRAETYVDALNEGLTDQDILAILEKYQIVVSEVEYIVQWAEAQRSYEQKYKEQMCFHMCRLFNVGHINCGLMENYSVEYTAQKLKELCQRAGDLIIGVEPMPYSGLPNFDKAYAVVKESGAENAMLILDTWHWVRADQPYRALTPEEAAKVISIQINDAYERPYAASILRDESMHDRLAPGTGAKDTAGFLKMVREAGISPKVVGVEVISDAILAKGLAEASQYTFEHTKKVLAEVWPELLP, from the coding sequence ATGTCACATATTTCACCGATTACGATTAGTTCTTGGACTTTGGGCGATCAATGTTGTTTTGAGGACCGTGTGAAAGCAGCGAAAGAAGCTGGTTATGAAGCCATTGGTCTACGAGCTGAGACCTATGTTGATGCTTTAAACGAGGGTTTGACGGATCAAGATATTCTCGCTATACTGGAAAAATATCAAATCGTTGTTTCAGAAGTAGAATACATCGTCCAATGGGCAGAAGCACAAAGAAGTTATGAACAAAAATACAAAGAGCAAATGTGCTTCCATATGTGTCGTCTCTTTAATGTAGGACATATCAACTGTGGTTTGATGGAAAACTATTCAGTTGAATATACAGCTCAAAAATTAAAAGAGCTGTGCCAACGTGCAGGTGATTTGATTATCGGGGTAGAACCGATGCCGTATAGCGGTTTGCCAAACTTTGACAAAGCTTATGCAGTGGTGAAAGAATCAGGTGCTGAAAATGCTATGCTCATCCTTGATACTTGGCATTGGGTACGGGCAGATCAGCCATATAGAGCCTTGACTCCTGAAGAAGCAGCCAAAGTTATTTCAATTCAAATTAATGATGCTTACGAACGTCCATATGCGGCTTCAATCTTACGTGATGAGTCCATGCATGATCGTTTAGCGCCTGGAACAGGTGCAAAAGATACAGCTGGCTTCCTCAAGATGGTCAGAGAAGCTGGCATTTCACCAAAAGTAGTCGGTGTCGAAGTGATTTCAGACGCCATTCTTGCAAAGGGATTGGCAGAAGCAAGTCAATATACCTTCGAACATACCAAAAAAGTTTTGGCTGAAGTATGGCCAGAGTTATTACCATAA